The following are encoded together in the Brassica napus cultivar Da-Ae chromosome A9, Da-Ae, whole genome shotgun sequence genome:
- the LOC106363186 gene encoding uncharacterized protein LOC106363186: protein MERWVENPPSDFLQFVPLWVQIKHIPVNYDSEKAITTLGDLVGKAIPVAFDPEKSQRQEYVRAQVKMNIANPLNKSRIINLPKECGSVEVLYFYERVQKRCYHCQSDS, encoded by the coding sequence ATGGAAAGATGGGTGGAGAATCCACCGTCGGACTTCCTTCAGTTTGTACCACTCTGGGTACAAATAAAACATATTCCAGTTAACTACGATTCAGAGAAGGCGATAACAACACTTGGGGATCTGGTTGGAAAGGCTATTCCGGTGGCGTTTGACCCAGAGAAGTCCCAAAGGCAAGAGTATGTTAGAGCTCAGGTGAAAATGAATATAGCTAACCCATTGAATAAATCTAGAATTATCAATCTTCCTAAAGAATGTGGGTCTGTGGAGGTTCTTTACTTCTACGAAAGAGTGCAGAAGAGATGCTACCATTGTCAAAGTGACTCATGA
- the LOC106367252 gene encoding probable WRKY transcription factor 14 isoform X2, with the protein MDNYQGDLRDILRGIDGGHVLSRELAPSPPRIWPLPQPSSSDLHPINPFGDPFVSMTDPLLQELNAVTNSGYFSTADNNNNNCFLVPKVLEDDHIKSQCSVFPRIRISHSNIISDSSPCNSPAMSAHVFAAAAAASPRGVINVDTNSPRNCLLVDGNTFSSQIQISSPPNLGPKRRKSQAKKVVCIPAPAAMNSRSSGEVVPSDLWAWRKYGQKPIKGSPFPRGYYRCSSSKGCSARKQVERSRTDPNMLVITYTSEHNHPWPIQRNALAGSIRSSSNPNSSKSSTATAPSNGPPNNTHSPSSASPSPLPASAVKDEQREEDMELENVENDYGNQFAPYRPELHDQHQPDDFFADLEELEEDSLSMFLSQGVAGYGSNKTKASNGIIDFVGWSGANNSNDDRDSRSL; encoded by the exons ATGGACAATTATCAAGGTGACTTAAGGGACATCTTACGAGGAATCGATGGCGGGCACGTGTTATCGCGCGAACTTGCTCCTTCTCCTCCGAGAATCTGGCCCCTTCCACAACCGTCGTCGTCAGATCTTCATCCCATAAATCCCTTTGGAGATCCATTTGTGAGCATGACTGATCCTCTCCTCCAAGAACTCAACGCCGTCACAAACTCTGGCTATTTCTCCACCGCcgacaacaataacaacaactgTTTCTTAGTTCCTAAGGTATTAGAGGATGATCATATAAAGAGTCAATGCAGTGTCTTCCCAAGAATCCGGATCTCGCATAGTAACATCATTAGCGATTCCTCTCCGTGTAATTCACCGGCCATGTCGGCTCACGTTTTCGCAGCCGCAGCTGCCGCCTCGCCGAGAGGGGTCATCAACGTCGATACAAACAGTCCTAGAAACTGTCTATTAGTCGATGGTAACACGTTCTCGTCTCAGATTCAGATATCTTCCCCTCCGAATCTAGGCCCTAAGAGAAG GAAGAGTCAGGCAAAGAAGGTGGTGTGTATACCAGCGCCGGCTGCGATGAACAGCCGCTCAAGCGGTGAAGTGGTTCCGTCTGATCTGTGGGCTTGGCGTAAGTACGGTCAAAAACCCATTAAAGGCTCTCCTTTTCCAAG GGGTTACTATAGATGCAGCAGCTCAAAAGGTTGTTCAGCAAGGAAGCAAGTCGAAAGAAGCCGAACCGATCCAAACATGTTGGTGATTACATATACTTCCGAACATAACCATCCTTGGCCTATTCAACGCAACGCTCTTGCCGGTTCCATACGCTCCTCCTCTAACCCTAATTCCTCCAAATCCTCAACCGCAACCGCTCCATCCAATGGCCCTCCAAACAATACCCACTCGCCTTCCTCCGCCTCTCCTTCTCCTCTGCCAGCCTCCGCCGTCAAGGAtgaacaaagagaagaagatatggaGTTGGAAAACGTAGAAAACGATTACGGTAATCAGTTTGCTCCATATAGACCGGAGCTCCACGATCAGCATCAGCCAGACGATTTCTTCGCAGATCTTGAAGAGCTAGAAGAAGATTCTCTAAGCATGTTTCTTTCTCAAGGCGTCGCCGGCTACGGGAGCAATAAAACGAAGGCGTCCAATGGGATCATCGATTTCGTCGGTTGGTCTGGGGCAAATAATAGTAACGACGACCGAGACTCAAGGTCGTTATAG
- the LOC106367252 gene encoding probable WRKY transcription factor 14 isoform X1, translated as MCSVFEMDNYQGDLRDILRGIDGGHVLSRELAPSPPRIWPLPQPSSSDLHPINPFGDPFVSMTDPLLQELNAVTNSGYFSTADNNNNNCFLVPKVLEDDHIKSQCSVFPRIRISHSNIISDSSPCNSPAMSAHVFAAAAAASPRGVINVDTNSPRNCLLVDGNTFSSQIQISSPPNLGPKRRKSQAKKVVCIPAPAAMNSRSSGEVVPSDLWAWRKYGQKPIKGSPFPRGYYRCSSSKGCSARKQVERSRTDPNMLVITYTSEHNHPWPIQRNALAGSIRSSSNPNSSKSSTATAPSNGPPNNTHSPSSASPSPLPASAVKDEQREEDMELENVENDYGNQFAPYRPELHDQHQPDDFFADLEELEEDSLSMFLSQGVAGYGSNKTKASNGIIDFVGWSGANNSNDDRDSRSL; from the exons ATGTGCAGCGTCTTTGAGATGGACAATTATCAAGGTGACTTAAGGGACATCTTACGAGGAATCGATGGCGGGCACGTGTTATCGCGCGAACTTGCTCCTTCTCCTCCGAGAATCTGGCCCCTTCCACAACCGTCGTCGTCAGATCTTCATCCCATAAATCCCTTTGGAGATCCATTTGTGAGCATGACTGATCCTCTCCTCCAAGAACTCAACGCCGTCACAAACTCTGGCTATTTCTCCACCGCcgacaacaataacaacaactgTTTCTTAGTTCCTAAGGTATTAGAGGATGATCATATAAAGAGTCAATGCAGTGTCTTCCCAAGAATCCGGATCTCGCATAGTAACATCATTAGCGATTCCTCTCCGTGTAATTCACCGGCCATGTCGGCTCACGTTTTCGCAGCCGCAGCTGCCGCCTCGCCGAGAGGGGTCATCAACGTCGATACAAACAGTCCTAGAAACTGTCTATTAGTCGATGGTAACACGTTCTCGTCTCAGATTCAGATATCTTCCCCTCCGAATCTAGGCCCTAAGAGAAG GAAGAGTCAGGCAAAGAAGGTGGTGTGTATACCAGCGCCGGCTGCGATGAACAGCCGCTCAAGCGGTGAAGTGGTTCCGTCTGATCTGTGGGCTTGGCGTAAGTACGGTCAAAAACCCATTAAAGGCTCTCCTTTTCCAAG GGGTTACTATAGATGCAGCAGCTCAAAAGGTTGTTCAGCAAGGAAGCAAGTCGAAAGAAGCCGAACCGATCCAAACATGTTGGTGATTACATATACTTCCGAACATAACCATCCTTGGCCTATTCAACGCAACGCTCTTGCCGGTTCCATACGCTCCTCCTCTAACCCTAATTCCTCCAAATCCTCAACCGCAACCGCTCCATCCAATGGCCCTCCAAACAATACCCACTCGCCTTCCTCCGCCTCTCCTTCTCCTCTGCCAGCCTCCGCCGTCAAGGAtgaacaaagagaagaagatatggaGTTGGAAAACGTAGAAAACGATTACGGTAATCAGTTTGCTCCATATAGACCGGAGCTCCACGATCAGCATCAGCCAGACGATTTCTTCGCAGATCTTGAAGAGCTAGAAGAAGATTCTCTAAGCATGTTTCTTTCTCAAGGCGTCGCCGGCTACGGGAGCAATAAAACGAAGGCGTCCAATGGGATCATCGATTTCGTCGGTTGGTCTGGGGCAAATAATAGTAACGACGACCGAGACTCAAGGTCGTTATAG